A region of Streptomyces paludis DNA encodes the following proteins:
- a CDS encoding phospholipase A2 produces the protein MGSWLTSRPPGPLRSSTAPRADRRLRQIAGALSLLLAVETALIVESTGQAIAATDESSAAMTSASEKPLGRAEATDVASALLMARLQDRKIEVLSERAADSTTWALPSGESQTESYAEPIRVKRDGAWQDIDTSLSDTGANLTPEATSADIAVSNGGDKQLASVSKGDKSFGLGWEDKLPTPTVKDSTASYDLGGGQKLTVTALAQGFSQNVVLDKAPDDAVSYRIPLDLDGLKLSQADSGHLLLKDSGGKLVAEASAPMMWDATKNDASGESEHQAPVDTKIETADDGAQTLVLTPAPEFLATATYPVTVDPTSTLAVTTDTWIQYPDYLDSQVGSQELKSGSYDAGTHVARTYLRFDVSKFSGKHITGATMSLYNYYSATCATTGASTTARRVTSAWDSHAIVWGSEPTLTTVNMATNTGHWGYNSSCPANWSNWTMTAMVQDWANGAANYGIGIRSADQNDSTSWRRFRSANYTTSGYAPKLTVTYNSYPGKPTVVAPVTGAATNDTTPTLQAKASDADGNKLYGHFEVWNSAGTAMITSGDSAQVASGSTFSWTSPVLAQGAYKWRVLSHDGTDGSAWSAWSTLTVDTTAPSTTSIASTDFPANTWTGTPDENGDFTGDFTFTPPPSDTASVVWTLDGGSASTHATTGAAVTDTITFRAGKHTISVRTRDRAGNVSAATAYVFYAGSGASLTAPNDGDRPARRLELTSEGKTTYTAARYQYRRGDTDTWGDIPVADVTRTADGTALTSWPAPAINGKPASLTWNITDTLAEDGPVDIRAVFTAGTATDNSPANTITVDRIAGAAPELPVGPGSLNALTGDFVLGATDTTVFGMSITRTASSRRPSQGSQAAGQSAIFGPQWSSGLELAATGSKWSTVHETGTALATVADGDGKRTGFTATTTGGWKPEPGAEGLTLAKQTNGSYTLTDTSGVISTFTKPTGTDAWQLSSTTRPTDDPANPSTYLLSTVVTENAKQVSRPKYLVTHTSAVSVDICKVTPATKGCRVLEYLYAPATTATTSTLGNYANRVSGIRLWATGPGATAATVTNVVSYLYDQDGRLRQMWDPRTPSELKTEYEYDAAGRVTKFTEPGVLPWAFTYATAGASPVAGGGMLVKASRPTLTQGSATLTNGTATTGIVYDVPLTGTNAPYGMSATQVGDWGQRDVPTDATAVFPSDQMPASHSGDQLTATAYQRAAITYTNASGRQVNTAQPGGHISTTEYDAFGNVVSELTAANRELALGTASGATEMLDALRIATLPTAERANLLSATSVYSKDGVSEIEAWGPLKLTGVSAPLPATGGLPAVSAESELPAREHTRIVYDEGRPTNGSAKVNHQVTKEMTGVQVPGYAEVDVRTNSTAYDWDKGLPTSKTEDPGALSLTRSAQYDSMGRPTLTTNPAGSGTDASSFVTTYWTAGGTGDCSSRPEWADLVCKTAPAAAISGTNGNPTAGLTTVTEYDRHGQIAKVTETGNGTTRTTVTTYDTAGRPEKTTITGNAGAAVQESTTTYNAGNGKIAKTSTTDGAALTNAYDALGRLIRYTDAEGATTSTEYDALNRTVRTASSAPYTTTYEYDSTAEPRGLATKVTDSAAGVFTNVYDGDALTISQQLPGGITMRQTNAPNGEAVARTYTLTGQTEPFFASNGTTSVHKETVERAGLTVAVNAYDNGGRLVRSATEAQDGSGNCALYTYTYNANGTRKSEASATGNAVTGCPTSTGVATSHTYDSAGRIVDAGYVYDGRSRLTASPDGLTTDYFANDQQQRQTVGDRRQTWTLDPAGRKRGAVIETGSGGLWTVADTQKFHYDEADQLVWTQGTAGITRTLITEVDELNGIAAIDADGSVTIELNEATNEGQIQYSPGTGALLVQDGGQLSGSALADQLSGQEVTGSGSELALCMGCAAAPLSEPMRITAYGSPGGSKASATDYWLFDRGLWAFRDEKKRKGHRTDLIWKDDGCSAPWYSYIVIGPSLAYYSSQFYWPCARHDFGYRNYQKQKRTTRHNKDRIDSRFKYDMNKRICEPKMYLPEKACNGAAYGFWYAVNKFGDSAFF, from the coding sequence ATGGGTTCTTGGTTGACCAGCAGGCCCCCCGGCCCGCTCAGATCGTCCACCGCACCTCGTGCGGACAGACGGCTGCGCCAGATAGCGGGAGCGCTGTCCCTGCTGCTGGCTGTCGAGACAGCCCTGATCGTGGAATCGACTGGGCAGGCCATAGCCGCCACCGACGAATCCTCCGCTGCCATGACGTCGGCGTCGGAGAAACCATTGGGACGCGCGGAGGCGACCGATGTGGCGTCGGCGTTGTTGATGGCACGGTTGCAGGACCGGAAGATCGAGGTGCTGTCGGAGCGGGCGGCGGATTCGACGACCTGGGCGTTGCCGAGCGGTGAGTCGCAGACTGAGTCCTACGCAGAGCCGATCCGGGTAAAGCGGGACGGCGCGTGGCAGGACATCGATACGTCGTTGTCCGACACCGGCGCCAATCTGACGCCGGAGGCCACGTCAGCTGACATTGCGGTCTCCAACGGCGGTGACAAGCAGTTGGCGTCGGTGTCCAAGGGGGACAAGTCCTTCGGCCTGGGCTGGGAGGACAAGCTCCCCACGCCGACGGTGAAGGACAGCACCGCGTCCTACGACCTGGGCGGCGGCCAGAAGCTGACGGTCACCGCGCTGGCCCAGGGGTTCTCCCAGAACGTAGTCCTGGACAAGGCCCCCGATGACGCGGTCTCCTACCGGATCCCGCTTGACCTGGACGGGCTGAAGCTGTCCCAGGCAGATTCCGGGCACCTGCTGTTGAAGGACTCCGGCGGGAAGCTGGTGGCCGAGGCATCAGCGCCGATGATGTGGGATGCGACCAAAAACGACGCCTCCGGTGAATCCGAGCACCAGGCCCCGGTCGACACGAAGATCGAAACGGCCGACGACGGCGCACAGACCCTCGTCCTCACCCCGGCCCCGGAGTTCCTGGCCACCGCGACCTATCCGGTGACGGTCGACCCCACCTCGACGCTCGCGGTGACCACGGACACCTGGATCCAGTACCCGGACTACCTCGACTCGCAGGTCGGCTCGCAGGAGCTGAAATCGGGCTCCTACGACGCCGGCACGCACGTGGCCCGCACCTACCTGAGGTTCGACGTGTCGAAGTTCTCGGGCAAGCACATCACCGGTGCGACGATGTCGCTGTACAACTACTACTCCGCCACCTGCGCCACCACAGGTGCGAGCACCACGGCACGCCGGGTGACATCCGCCTGGGACTCCCACGCGATTGTCTGGGGCTCCGAGCCGACGCTGACCACGGTCAACATGGCGACCAACACCGGGCACTGGGGCTACAACTCATCCTGCCCGGCCAACTGGTCCAACTGGACTATGACCGCCATGGTCCAGGACTGGGCCAACGGAGCCGCCAACTACGGCATCGGTATCCGCAGCGCCGACCAGAACGACTCCACCAGCTGGCGGCGCTTCCGCTCGGCGAACTACACCACCTCCGGCTACGCGCCCAAGCTGACCGTCACGTACAACTCCTACCCGGGCAAGCCCACCGTGGTCGCCCCGGTCACGGGTGCGGCGACCAATGACACGACGCCGACGCTGCAGGCAAAGGCATCTGATGCCGACGGCAACAAGCTGTACGGGCATTTCGAGGTCTGGAACTCTGCCGGTACCGCCATGATCACCTCGGGTGACTCCGCTCAGGTCGCCTCCGGTTCCACGTTCTCATGGACCTCTCCGGTCCTGGCGCAAGGTGCCTACAAATGGCGGGTTCTGTCCCATGACGGCACAGACGGCAGCGCCTGGTCGGCGTGGAGCACCCTGACAGTCGACACCACCGCCCCGAGCACGACATCCATCGCCTCGACCGACTTTCCGGCCAACACGTGGACGGGCACGCCGGATGAGAACGGGGATTTCACCGGGGACTTCACATTCACCCCGCCGCCCTCCGATACCGCGTCGGTGGTGTGGACCCTGGACGGCGGCTCCGCAAGCACCCACGCCACCACTGGTGCCGCGGTGACCGACACCATCACGTTCCGGGCGGGCAAGCACACGATCAGCGTCAGGACCCGCGACAGGGCCGGAAACGTCTCAGCCGCGACTGCATACGTCTTCTACGCCGGCTCCGGTGCGTCGCTGACCGCGCCGAACGACGGCGACCGCCCGGCACGGCGGCTGGAGCTGACCTCTGAAGGCAAGACCACGTACACGGCCGCCCGCTATCAGTATCGGCGAGGCGACACCGACACCTGGGGCGATATCCCGGTCGCGGATGTCACACGAACCGCTGACGGCACCGCACTCACCTCATGGCCCGCGCCGGCCATCAACGGCAAGCCCGCCTCGCTGACCTGGAACATCACCGACACCCTCGCCGAGGACGGGCCCGTGGACATCCGCGCGGTCTTCACCGCGGGCACTGCCACCGACAACTCTCCTGCGAATACCATCACTGTCGACCGTATCGCGGGCGCCGCCCCCGAGCTCCCGGTCGGCCCCGGCAGCCTCAACGCGCTCACCGGCGACTTCGTGCTCGGCGCGACCGACACCACCGTCTTCGGAATGTCCATCACCCGCACCGCCTCCTCGCGCCGCCCCAGCCAGGGCTCCCAGGCAGCCGGCCAGTCCGCGATCTTCGGCCCGCAGTGGTCCTCCGGTCTGGAACTGGCGGCCACCGGCAGCAAGTGGTCCACGGTCCACGAGACCGGCACTGCCCTCGCCACCGTTGCCGACGGCGACGGCAAGCGGACCGGCTTTACCGCCACCACGACCGGCGGCTGGAAGCCCGAGCCCGGAGCCGAGGGCCTCACCCTCGCCAAGCAGACCAACGGCTCGTACACGCTGACCGACACATCCGGCGTCATCAGCACCTTCACCAAGCCGACCGGCACCGACGCCTGGCAGCTCTCCAGTACCACGCGTCCTACCGACGACCCGGCCAACCCCAGCACCTATCTGCTCTCCACAGTCGTCACCGAGAACGCCAAGCAGGTATCGCGCCCCAAGTACCTGGTCACCCACACCAGCGCCGTCTCCGTCGACATCTGCAAAGTCACGCCGGCCACCAAGGGCTGCCGCGTCCTGGAGTACCTCTACGCGCCAGCCACCACCGCCACCACCAGCACACTCGGCAACTACGCGAACCGCGTCTCCGGCATCCGCCTGTGGGCCACCGGCCCCGGCGCCACCGCCGCGACCGTGACCAACGTCGTGTCGTACCTGTACGACCAGGACGGCCGCCTGCGCCAGATGTGGGACCCGCGCACGCCGTCGGAGCTCAAGACCGAGTACGAGTACGACGCGGCCGGCCGGGTCACCAAGTTCACCGAGCCCGGTGTGCTGCCCTGGGCCTTCACGTACGCCACGGCCGGAGCCTCGCCCGTGGCCGGTGGCGGCATGCTCGTCAAGGCCTCCCGCCCCACCCTCACGCAGGGTTCGGCGACCCTGACCAACGGCACCGCGACCACCGGAATCGTCTACGACGTCCCGCTGACCGGTACGAACGCCCCATACGGCATGAGCGCCACCCAGGTCGGCGACTGGGGTCAGCGCGACGTTCCGACCGACGCGACCGCCGTCTTCCCCTCCGACCAGATGCCTGCCTCTCACAGCGGTGACCAGCTGACGGCGACCGCCTACCAGCGCGCCGCGATCACCTATACCAACGCCTCCGGCCGCCAGGTCAACACCGCGCAGCCCGGCGGACACATCTCCACCACCGAGTACGACGCCTTCGGCAACGTCGTCAGCGAACTGACCGCGGCCAACCGCGAGCTGGCCCTGGGCACGGCCTCCGGCGCCACCGAGATGCTGGACGCTCTGCGCATCGCCACGCTGCCCACCGCCGAGCGGGCCAACCTGCTGTCCGCCACCAGCGTGTACAGCAAGGACGGCGTCAGTGAGATCGAGGCCTGGGGCCCGCTCAAGCTGACCGGCGTCTCCGCCCCGCTGCCCGCCACCGGCGGGCTCCCGGCCGTCTCGGCGGAAAGCGAGCTCCCCGCCCGCGAGCACACCCGCATCGTCTACGACGAGGGCCGGCCCACCAACGGCAGCGCCAAGGTGAACCACCAGGTCACCAAGGAGATGACCGGCGTGCAGGTCCCTGGCTACGCTGAGGTCGACGTACGTACCAACTCGACCGCGTACGACTGGGACAAGGGCCTGCCCACCTCCAAGACGGAGGACCCGGGCGCTCTGTCCCTGACCCGCTCCGCCCAGTACGACTCCATGGGCCGTCCGACGCTGACCACCAACCCGGCCGGCAGCGGCACCGACGCCTCATCGTTCGTGACCACGTACTGGACGGCGGGTGGCACGGGTGACTGCTCCAGCCGTCCCGAATGGGCCGACCTGGTCTGCAAGACTGCCCCGGCCGCCGCGATCAGCGGCACCAACGGCAACCCGACCGCGGGGCTGACCACGGTCACCGAGTACGACCGGCACGGCCAGATCGCCAAGGTCACCGAAACCGGCAACGGCACCACCCGCACGACCGTGACGACGTACGACACGGCGGGCCGCCCGGAGAAGACCACCATCACCGGCAACGCCGGAGCGGCCGTCCAGGAGAGCACCACCACCTACAACGCGGGCAACGGCAAGATAGCCAAGACGTCCACCACGGACGGCGCTGCCCTGACCAACGCCTACGACGCGCTGGGCCGCCTGATCAGGTACACCGACGCAGAAGGCGCCACCACGTCCACCGAGTACGACGCGCTGAACCGGACCGTGCGGACGGCGAGCTCCGCCCCGTACACGACCACCTACGAGTACGACTCCACCGCTGAGCCCCGGGGCCTGGCGACCAAGGTGACGGACTCCGCAGCCGGCGTCTTCACCAACGTGTACGACGGCGACGCCCTCACGATCAGCCAACAGCTGCCCGGCGGGATCACGATGCGCCAGACCAACGCACCCAACGGTGAAGCGGTCGCCCGCACCTACACTCTCACCGGCCAGACCGAGCCCTTCTTCGCCAGCAACGGCACCACCTCGGTACACAAGGAGACGGTCGAACGGGCCGGCCTGACGGTCGCCGTCAACGCCTACGACAATGGAGGCCGCCTCGTACGCAGCGCGACCGAGGCGCAGGACGGCTCCGGCAACTGCGCCCTCTACACCTACACCTACAACGCCAACGGCACCCGCAAGAGCGAGGCCTCGGCCACCGGCAACGCTGTGACCGGCTGCCCGACCTCGACGGGTGTCGCCACCAGCCACACCTACGACTCGGCCGGCCGAATCGTGGACGCGGGCTACGTGTACGACGGCCGCAGCCGTCTGACCGCCTCACCCGACGGACTGACCACCGACTACTTCGCCAACGACCAGCAACAGCGCCAGACGGTGGGCGACCGCCGCCAGACCTGGACACTGGACCCGGCGGGCCGTAAGCGCGGCGCGGTTATCGAGACCGGCTCGGGCGGGCTCTGGACGGTCGCGGACACCCAGAAGTTCCACTACGACGAGGCCGACCAGCTGGTCTGGACCCAGGGCACAGCCGGTATCACCCGCACCCTGATCACCGAGGTCGACGAACTCAACGGCATCGCGGCCATCGACGCGGACGGCTCGGTGACGATCGAGCTGAACGAGGCCACCAACGAGGGCCAGATCCAGTACAGCCCCGGCACCGGCGCCCTCCTCGTGCAGGACGGCGGCCAGCTCTCCGGCTCCGCCCTCGCCGACCAGCTCAGCGGCCAGGAGGTCACCGGTTCCGGTAGCGAACTCGCCCTCTGCATGGGCTGTGCGGCGGCCCCGCTCTCCGAGCCGATGAGGATCACCGCGTACGGCTCGCCCGGCGGTTCGAAGGCCTCGGCCACCGACTACTGGCTTTTCGACCGGGGCCTGTGGGCCTTCCGCGACGAGAAGAAGCGGAAGGGCCACCGCACCGACCTGATCTGGAAGGACGACGGCTGCTCGGCCCCGTGGTACAGCTACATCGTCATCGGGCCTTCACTGGCGTACTACAGCAGCCAGTTCTACTGGCCCTGTGCCCGGCACGACTTCGGTTATCGGAACTACCAGAAGCAGAAGCGCACGACGCGGCACAACAAGGACCGGATCGACTCGCGCTTTAAATACGATATGAACAAGCGGATCTGCGAGCCGAAAATGTACCTGCCCGAGAAGGCGTGCAACGGCGCTGCCTACGGTTTCTGGTATGCGGTCAACAAGTTCGGAGACAGCGCCTTCTTCTGA
- a CDS encoding pyridoxamine 5'-phosphate oxidase family protein, which yields MLNAICAQSDSYLEFWNERHLCTLTTLRPNGRPHVVPVGVTVDVATGVARIITRKSSRKVANILAGGGEARAALCQVDGGRWATLEGAAEVCTDEAVVEDAVARYGKRYGRTPAPDPERVVILVSVERALGQTSGARPQAAQAAA from the coding sequence ATGTTGAATGCGATATGTGCCCAGTCGGACAGCTATCTGGAGTTCTGGAACGAGCGTCACCTGTGCACGTTGACCACGCTGCGGCCGAATGGGCGACCGCATGTCGTGCCGGTCGGCGTGACGGTGGATGTCGCCACTGGCGTGGCCCGCATTATCACTCGCAAATCAAGTCGCAAAGTGGCCAATATCCTCGCGGGTGGGGGTGAAGCCCGCGCAGCCCTGTGCCAGGTCGACGGCGGCCGGTGGGCCACGCTCGAAGGAGCGGCGGAGGTGTGCACCGACGAGGCTGTAGTCGAGGACGCGGTTGCCCGTTACGGAAAGCGATACGGCCGTACGCCGGCCCCGGACCCTGAGCGGGTGGTCATCCTGGTCTCGGTCGAACGGGCACTGGGCCAGACCTCAGGTGCCCGACCTCAAGCAGCCCAGGCCGCTGCGTAG